A window from Cryptomeria japonica chromosome 1, Sugi_1.0, whole genome shotgun sequence encodes these proteins:
- the LOC131028709 gene encoding transcription factor bHLH49, whose amino-acid sequence MEEFLENIFSSPSSWTEMGGGQTNSIPDDSIGAFQGDLKLSAITADSLQLQRLVGSNVAEGGSTMLQLNTSGPATPQGSTSQFLNPVGGLSRTAVSVPELASGGSSSSEASGFQQALGDSHSSLPVWSQSYAGSTPLPSALGQVKLESFAMNGETVHGEGHLLGKRSHPEQKLLVRENISTTEHDEHQGNLLTSFTGVQTGQTQLVRTAGTQSQQQNLRAQCIQSGEGNSLQQYCSHSAVSQVQSGAGGGNAVNGATRPRVRARRGQATDPHSIAERLRRERIAERMKSLQELVPNSNKTDKASMLDEIIDYVKFLQLQVKVLSMSRLGGAGAVAPLIADVPPEGSGGLMSTALGQAGGTLPLSQEGLAFEQEVAKLMESNMTTAMQYLQNKGLCLMPIALASAISSSSGKSLVATVPGKSVDSGDRQKSDMQSGVLPYSNNSTSMGVRAAQSGIDASIKESSINIDGREETVSDKSNGVAPMLPCDMSKVGSQNREEVSRRGQL is encoded by the exons ATGGAagaatttttggaaaatattttttcaTCTCCATCTTCGTGGACAGAGATGGGTGGAGGTCAAACCAATAGCATCCCTGATGATTCTATTGGAGCATTTCAAGGGGACTTAAAGCTTTCAGCAATAACCGCTGATTCACTGCAGCTACAGAGACTTGTTGGCAGCAATGTTGCTGAAGGTGGATCTACTATGTTGCAGTTAAACACATCTGGCCCAGCCACACCACAAGGAAGCACATCCCAATTTCTGAATCCAGTTGGAGGGTTGTCGAGAACAGCTGTTTCAGTGCCTGAATTAGCATCAGGAGGAAGTAGTAGCAGTGAAGCATCTGGCTTTCAACAAGCTCTGGGCGATTCTCATTCATCACTTCCAGTCTGGAGTCAGTCTTATGCTGGCTCTACACCTCTTCCCTCAGCACTCGGACAAGTGAAATTAGAATCCTTTGCCATGAATGGAGAAACTGTTCATGGTGAAGGGCACCTTTTGGGTAAAAGGTCCCATCCTGAACAAAAACTGCTTGTCAGAGAAAATATATCCACTACT GAGCACGATGAACATCAAGGAAACCTTTTAACTTCTTTTACTGGAGTGCAAACTGGTCAAACTCAGCTTGTTAGAACTGCAGGGACACAATCACAGCAACAG AATCTTAGGGCTCAATGTATACAATCAGGTGAGGGAAATTCTCTACAGCAGTATTGCAGTCATTCTGCTGTTTCACAAGTTCAATCAGGAGCTGGTGGTGGCAATGCTGTCAATGGAGCTACACGTCCTCGTGTCAGGGCACGTCGAGGTCAAGCAACTGATCCACACAGTATTGCTGAGCGG CTTCGGAGGGAGAGGATTGCTGAAAGAATGAAATCTCTGCAAGAACTTGTTCCAAACTCTAATAAG ACAGACAAAGCTTCCATGCTTGACGAGATCATAGACTATGTCAAATTTTTACAGCTGCAAGTGAAG GTTCTGAGCATGAGCAGGCTCGGTGGCGCAGGTGCAGTTGCTCCGCTTATTGCTGATGTTCCACCTGAG GGATCTGGTGGTCTCATGTCAACAGCCTTAGGCCAAGCTGGTGGAACCTTGCCTCTGTCACAAGAGGGCCTTGCTTTTGAACAAGAAGTTGCAAAACTAATGGAGTCAAACATGACTACTGCTATGCAATACTTACAAAATAAAGGACTTTGTTTGATGCCCATTGCACTTGCATCAGCTATATCAAGTTCTAGTGGAAAGTCTCTGGTTGCAACTGTGCCAGGAAAGAGTGTTGATAGTGGTGATAGACAGAAATCAGACATGCAATCTGGAGTCTTACCTTATAGCAACAATTCAACATCCATGGGAGTCAGAGCTGCTCAATCTGGCATTGATGCCTCTATAAAGGAGAGTTCAATCAATATAGATGGCAGGGAAGAAACTGTGTCAGATAAATCAAATGGGGTTGCACCTATGCTACCATGTGACATGTCCAAGGTTGGCTCCCAAAACAGAGAAGAAGTGTCCAGGCGAGGCCAATTATAA